Sequence from the Streptomyces sp. R33 genome:
CGCGTCGGCCGGGGGCGGCGGCGCAGGGCGGTGGCGGCCGCGGCGGTGGTGGCCGGGCTGCTGCTGGCGGGCGGGGCCCTGGGCGGGTACCTGCACTTCGGGGCGGGGACCGGACCGCCGGGGAAGACCGCCGCCGGGACGAAGGCCGGTCCCGTGCCGTCGAAGCACTTCGTCCCGTGGGCGGTTGCGCTGGGCGCGCCGGGGACCGGCAACCGGACCGGCGCCGGGTCCTGTTCCTGGGAGGCGGCGCTGTACTGCGCGGGGCCGGGTGTGACCGCGGCCCGGCTCGACCCGGCGGACGGCACGGTGCTGTGGTCGGTGAAGGCGGCCGCCCCGGCCACCGGGACGGCGACGGCGACGGACAGCGCGCCGCTGCACGCGGGCGGGCTGGTCCTCGCGGTCGCCCCGGGCAGCGGGACGCTCCAGGCGCTGGATCCGGGGACGGGCGCCGAGCGCTGGAAGCGGAAACTGCCGGACGGCGCGCGGGCGGTGGCCGCGGGCGGGCAGGTGCTGCTCGTGCCGCCGAACGGGAGCGTGACCGCGCTCGACGTGGCCGGCGGGGCCGTGCGGTGGACGAAGCAGCTCGGCGGGGTGGGTTCCGTGTGGTGGGGCGGCGGCCCGGATTCCGCCGGGGTGCCGGTGATGTACGTGGCGACGCCGGACGGGGGCGGGGGCGGCGGTACGACGCAGCTCGCGGCGGTGGACCCGGCGAGCGGGGCGCTGAGCTGGCAGTTGCGGACCGCGGGGCGGCTGCGGCCGGTCGGCCTCGCGCAGGGCGGGCTGTTCCTGCTGGACAGCGACGCGCAGGCCAGGACCGGTGCGGTGGTCCGGGTGGACCTGACGACCCACGCCGTGCGGCGGGTCCGGCTGTCGGCGCCGCTGTTCGACGCGGAGGCGTCGGTGGGCGCGGACGGCGTCGTGTACGTGGTGGGGGTGTCGGGCGGGCTGGTCGCGGTGGGCGCCGAGCGGGAGCAGTGGCGGCTGGAGACCGGCCTGGCCGTGGCCTCCCGGCCGGTGGCGGCCGACGGCCGGATCCACCTGGCGGCGCCGGACGGGCGGCTGTTGGCGGTCGATGCGGGCAGTGGGCGGCTGGTGGGGCAGACGAAGCCGCGGATGGGTGACGCCCGGGACGGCTTCGCGGCGGCGCTGCCGGCGCCGGTGTCCGCCGACGGGCGGGTGTACGGGACGGCACCGGACGGATCGGTCTTCGCGGTCGCCTCCGCCGATCCCGCCGGCTGGTAACCGGGGCCGGGCCCGCCGACGGTGCCCGAAGCCCGGCCCGCCGGTGGCCCGC
This genomic interval carries:
- a CDS encoding PQQ-binding-like beta-propeller repeat protein, whose protein sequence is MHSLRADYVGFPEYAGQYRLESVLGSGGMGVVHLATSGSGLKLAVKIVHAEHAVDAEFRARFRQEVTAARRVSGAFTAPVVDADPDAERPWMATLFIDAPTLAERVRERVLDPVELARLAAGLAEALRDIHRAGVVHRDLKPSNVLMAPDGVRVIDFGISRPADSDLRTETGKLIGTPPYMAPEQFQRPREVGPAADVFALGAVLVHAATGHGPFDSDSHYLVAYQVVHAEPDLSGLPEQLVPLVARCLAKEPADRPTAAELIAEMRAVAYPTSEDTQTFIPRQREPGGAKEVTHRRERIAVEPGRVGRGRRRRAVAAAAVVAGLLLAGGALGGYLHFGAGTGPPGKTAAGTKAGPVPSKHFVPWAVALGAPGTGNRTGAGSCSWEAALYCAGPGVTAARLDPADGTVLWSVKAAAPATGTATATDSAPLHAGGLVLAVAPGSGTLQALDPGTGAERWKRKLPDGARAVAAGGQVLLVPPNGSVTALDVAGGAVRWTKQLGGVGSVWWGGGPDSAGVPVMYVATPDGGGGGGTTQLAAVDPASGALSWQLRTAGRLRPVGLAQGGLFLLDSDAQARTGAVVRVDLTTHAVRRVRLSAPLFDAEASVGADGVVYVVGVSGGLVAVGAEREQWRLETGLAVASRPVAADGRIHLAAPDGRLLAVDAGSGRLVGQTKPRMGDARDGFAAALPAPVSADGRVYGTAPDGSVFAVASADPAGW